A single genomic interval of Legionella israelensis harbors:
- the pip gene encoding prolyl aminopeptidase has translation MQILYPSIKPYATHQLPVGKPHVLYIEETGNREGIPVMILHAGPGAGGSNHLRRFFDPRHYRIILFDQRGCGRSTPHAETRDNSTPALLDDIEAIRAHLQLNHFVLFGGGWGSLLALLYAELYPQNVTALLLHQIFLGRQQDIDWLYKFGANQVYPDYWQEFSQFVPEDQLDNIPLYYAECLQGNNELARMSAAKNWALWQARCSSMQPHLNVIDQYSDPHFALALSTLESHFISHRYFIEEGQILENAHKIRHIPAYLIHGRYDMICPLTGAWALHQLLPASSLRIIRDAGHSDQEPGIIDALIQASVEICKQNMDAC, from the coding sequence ATGCAAATTCTTTATCCATCGATTAAACCTTACGCCACCCATCAATTACCTGTTGGAAAGCCGCATGTATTATATATTGAGGAAACCGGAAACAGGGAAGGCATTCCCGTGATGATCCTTCACGCAGGACCCGGGGCAGGTGGCAGCAACCACTTGCGACGCTTTTTTGACCCCCGTCATTATCGAATTATTCTTTTTGATCAGCGAGGATGCGGACGTTCTACGCCTCACGCAGAAACACGTGATAATTCTACTCCGGCCTTACTCGATGATATAGAAGCCATTCGCGCCCATTTGCAGCTTAATCATTTTGTTCTTTTTGGTGGCGGCTGGGGATCCTTGCTGGCCTTACTGTATGCCGAGCTTTATCCTCAGAACGTCACGGCCCTGTTATTGCACCAGATCTTTCTGGGGCGACAACAGGATATAGACTGGTTATATAAATTTGGCGCTAATCAGGTTTATCCGGATTACTGGCAAGAATTCAGTCAATTCGTGCCAGAAGACCAACTTGATAACATTCCTCTTTACTATGCTGAATGTTTACAAGGCAATAATGAGCTGGCCAGGATGAGTGCTGCGAAAAACTGGGCCCTCTGGCAAGCACGATGTAGCTCTATGCAACCTCATCTTAATGTGATTGATCAGTACAGTGATCCACATTTTGCTCTTGCCTTATCCACATTAGAATCCCATTTCATCTCTCACCGATATTTCATTGAGGAAGGACAAATTTTAGAAAATGCCCACAAGATACGACATATTCCCGCTTATTTAATCCATGGCCGTTACGATATGATCTGTCCTCTGACAGGAGCCTGGGCGCTTCACCAATTACTCCCGGCATCAAGTCTTCGCATTATTCGGGATGCAGGGCATTCGGATCAGGAACCAGGAATCATTGATGCTCTGATTCAGGCCAGTGTGGAAATCTGCAAACAAAATATGGACGCTTGTTAA
- a CDS encoding MlaA family lipoprotein: MRLIPPVLTLIGSVLLCSCIHKGPNPDDPYEPINREIYKFNMAFDATMLKPVAKIYKAVLPGKIREGINNAYNNVNMIPTTANDLLQAEWGYALKDSWRFIINSTFGIAGIWDPAAKWGLPPRSNDLGITLAKWGDKKSPYIVIPFLGPSTIRDGMGMMFEYSLLTPYPYIEDQVVLYSLLGLRYVDLRSQLLDTERLMSQALDQYAFLRDAYLQHRQYQITGQQQGGELGALYVDEEEELGDFIDDEPAPTDNNSLKPTEQEKNAARHPVSA; encoded by the coding sequence ATGCGATTAATTCCACCTGTTTTGACCTTAATTGGTTCAGTTTTACTGTGTTCCTGTATTCATAAAGGACCTAATCCGGATGATCCTTATGAACCGATTAACAGGGAAATATATAAGTTTAATATGGCCTTTGATGCAACCATGTTAAAGCCTGTGGCAAAAATCTATAAGGCCGTTCTTCCCGGCAAGATTCGTGAAGGCATCAATAACGCCTATAATAACGTCAATATGATACCTACTACAGCCAACGATCTACTGCAGGCAGAATGGGGTTACGCACTGAAAGACAGTTGGCGATTCATTATCAACTCCACTTTTGGCATTGCTGGTATTTGGGATCCGGCAGCAAAATGGGGTCTGCCACCTCGCAGCAATGACTTAGGGATTACCCTGGCTAAATGGGGTGACAAAAAATCCCCCTATATTGTCATTCCTTTTTTGGGACCAAGTACTATTCGTGACGGGATGGGGATGATGTTTGAGTATTCCTTATTGACTCCTTACCCTTATATCGAAGATCAAGTGGTGCTTTATTCTTTACTGGGTTTACGATACGTGGATCTGCGCTCTCAACTGTTAGATACGGAACGCTTAATGAGTCAGGCTCTGGACCAGTATGCTTTTCTTCGAGATGCTTACCTGCAACACCGTCAATATCAAATTACAGGCCAACAACAGGGAGGAGAACTGGGAGCTTTATATGTAGATGAAGAGGAAGAGTTAGGCGACTTTATTGATGATGAGCCAGCGCCCACAGACAACAATTCCTTGAAGCCAACCGAGCAGGAAAAAAATGCTGCACGTCACCCTGTATCAGCCTGA
- the trmL gene encoding tRNA (uridine(34)/cytosine(34)/5-carboxymethylaminomethyluridine(34)-2'-O)-methyltransferase TrmL, with the protein MLHVTLYQPEIPPNTGNIIRLCANSGARLHLIHPLGFTLDDKRMRRAGLDYHEWATVIHYDSEEAFVEQNQQRRIFACSTKGNTRYTDIVYQDEDMLLFGPETRGLPEKLRHLFQSIRIPMCEQSRSLNLSNSVAIILFEAWRQCEFMGSE; encoded by the coding sequence ATGCTGCACGTCACCCTGTATCAGCCTGAAATACCGCCAAATACAGGAAACATAATACGTTTATGTGCAAACAGTGGCGCCAGGTTGCATCTTATTCATCCTCTTGGCTTCACTCTGGATGATAAACGAATGCGGAGAGCTGGCCTGGATTATCATGAATGGGCAACGGTCATACATTATGACAGCGAAGAGGCTTTTGTTGAACAAAATCAGCAAAGACGGATTTTTGCCTGCTCCACAAAAGGTAACACTCGTTATACGGATATTGTTTATCAAGACGAAGATATGTTGCTGTTTGGTCCTGAAACACGTGGACTTCCAGAAAAATTGCGCCATTTGTTCCAGAGCATTCGCATCCCTATGTGTGAGCAAAGCCGCAGTCTTAATCTGTCCAATTCTGTCGCTATTATCTTGTTTGAAGCATGGCGACAATGTGAATTTATGGGGAGCGAATAG
- the gshB gene encoding glutathione synthase translates to MRLAVLMDPLEQIKPYKDSTVAMIKSAQSMGWTCAFFTLADLYCQKGNAFARMHSVRVTDETSAHWAEISPLGERSLNDFDIILMRKDPPFDIEYIYATYALELAEKNGVLVANKPQSLRDANEKFFTLNFPQCCPETLVSRDIHRLRSFWQQHKNVIYKPLEGMGGKSVFHVDAAGRNLSVILEMLSGSGTRSVMAQTYISEISSSGDKRILLINGEPVPYALARIPAKGELRGNLAAGAQGKVVEITERDKWICQQINATLKAKGLYFVGIDVIGNYLTEVNVTSPTCIQEIAAETHLDIAGDFLRHLAAIRSP, encoded by the coding sequence ATGAGACTGGCCGTGCTCATGGATCCTTTAGAACAGATAAAGCCCTACAAAGATTCCACAGTTGCCATGATAAAAAGCGCTCAATCCATGGGTTGGACATGTGCTTTTTTTACGCTTGCGGATCTCTATTGTCAAAAGGGTAATGCCTTTGCCCGTATGCACTCTGTTCGAGTGACGGATGAAACTTCTGCACATTGGGCAGAAATATCTCCTTTAGGGGAACGCTCTCTCAATGATTTTGATATCATCTTAATGCGTAAGGATCCTCCTTTTGACATTGAATACATTTACGCCACCTATGCATTAGAACTTGCTGAAAAAAATGGCGTGCTGGTTGCCAATAAACCGCAAAGTCTTCGTGATGCCAATGAGAAATTTTTTACCTTGAATTTTCCTCAGTGCTGCCCTGAAACTCTGGTGAGCCGGGACATTCATCGCTTACGTTCCTTTTGGCAACAACACAAAAATGTCATATACAAACCCTTGGAAGGCATGGGTGGAAAATCTGTTTTTCATGTAGATGCCGCTGGCAGAAACTTGTCGGTCATTTTGGAGATGCTTTCTGGTAGTGGGACAAGAAGCGTCATGGCTCAGACCTATATTTCTGAAATTAGCTCAAGCGGGGATAAACGTATACTTCTGATTAACGGTGAGCCTGTTCCTTATGCTCTGGCCCGTATTCCAGCGAAAGGAGAATTGAGGGGAAATCTAGCGGCTGGTGCTCAGGGAAAAGTGGTTGAAATCACTGAAAGAGATAAGTGGATATGTCAGCAGATAAACGCTACTCTCAAAGCCAAAGGCTTGTATTTTGTAGGTATTGATGTTATCGGTAATTATTTAACAGAGGTTAATGTGACCAGCCCTACCTGTATTCAGGAAATCGCTGCTGAAACCCATCTCGATATAGCAGGAGATTTTTTACGTCATCTTGCTGCTATTCGCTCCCCATAA
- the gshA gene encoding glutamate--cysteine ligase, with protein sequence MHANVNPVPNLATIHKGPLHHIEEVLLNNIAIIEAWFRKKWQETPPPLTSSVDLRHAKLKLSPVDTNLFPAGFNNLNPDFLPLCIQAAQAALIDYIPDCTRILLLPESHTRNKFYMQSLTVLRDIFVKAGFIVRIGSLDPLLKEPVEIEVDKGNTVLLEPLQRQGDKVGLDNFNPCLLLLNNDLSSGVPEILQGLNQRIRPTAKLGWTSRLKSSHFQFFEVVAREFAELIQIDPWLINPYFSFVEGVDFMAQEGVEELAEQVDKLLDAIKWKYSDYYIEDTPFVAVKADSGTYGMSVMMVQSGDQIRNMNRKQRKGMAATKGSQKVERVIIQEGVHSFETMPDGAVAEPVVYMIGQYVVGGFYRVHQSKGKDENLNAPGMHFEPLAFAEPCNTPRDDLAPADSTNRFYAYGVIARLATLAAAREIAAIGGE encoded by the coding sequence ATGCATGCTAATGTAAATCCGGTCCCTAATTTGGCAACGATTCATAAAGGTCCTTTGCATCATATCGAGGAAGTTTTACTGAATAATATTGCCATTATTGAAGCCTGGTTTCGCAAAAAATGGCAGGAGACACCACCTCCTTTGACTTCTTCTGTGGACTTGCGTCACGCAAAATTGAAACTGTCACCGGTAGATACTAACTTGTTCCCCGCCGGTTTTAATAATTTAAATCCTGATTTTTTACCTTTATGTATTCAGGCAGCCCAGGCTGCTCTTATTGACTACATCCCCGATTGTACTCGTATTTTGCTGCTTCCGGAAAGTCATACCCGTAACAAATTTTACATGCAAAGCCTGACTGTGTTGAGGGATATTTTTGTTAAAGCCGGATTTATAGTACGTATCGGCAGCCTGGACCCGCTATTGAAAGAACCTGTGGAAATCGAAGTGGACAAGGGCAACACGGTATTGCTGGAACCGCTTCAGCGACAAGGTGATAAAGTAGGTCTGGATAATTTTAATCCTTGTTTGTTGTTATTGAATAACGACTTGTCTTCCGGTGTTCCTGAGATATTGCAGGGTTTGAATCAACGAATCAGACCTACCGCAAAACTGGGATGGACCTCAAGGTTGAAATCCAGTCATTTTCAATTTTTCGAGGTGGTGGCCAGAGAATTTGCTGAATTGATTCAAATTGACCCCTGGTTAATTAACCCTTATTTCTCTTTTGTGGAAGGTGTTGATTTTATGGCTCAGGAGGGAGTAGAGGAACTTGCCGAGCAAGTCGATAAACTTCTGGATGCGATTAAATGGAAGTACAGCGATTACTATATTGAGGACACACCTTTTGTGGCTGTAAAGGCAGATAGCGGAACCTACGGAATGTCAGTCATGATGGTGCAAAGTGGAGATCAAATCAGAAATATGAATCGAAAACAACGCAAAGGAATGGCGGCCACGAAAGGCAGTCAAAAAGTCGAGCGAGTCATTATTCAGGAAGGTGTGCACAGCTTTGAAACCATGCCTGATGGAGCGGTGGCTGAACCGGTAGTTTATATGATCGGTCAATACGTGGTGGGAGGTTTTTATCGTGTGCATCAGAGTAAAGGAAAAGATGAAAATTTAAATGCCCCGGGTATGCATTTTGAGCCTTTGGCTTTCGCTGAACCTTGTAATACACCCAGAGATGACCTGGCCCCCGCTGATTCCACCAATCGTTTTTATGCTTATGGAGTTATTGCCCGATTGGCAACGCTTGCAGCCGCCAGAGAAATTGCTGCCATTGGAGGAGAATAA
- a CDS encoding DMT family transporter → MFKISTLKSLLLLILLGFIWGSGYSLAKYAMTHGVPPLGYAFWQALGPAVLLFSVCFASRQYSPLQKTNWPYFIICGLIGIAIPNTNMYFISSHISAGMLAVLVNTVPLMVYPLALVSGLEKPDFCRFFALILGMVGIVLIIKPASHPIVSGWSLLALLSPLAFAICSIYIAKYKPSKVNSLQAATGMLIAASLLLTPLVFQQKAFYPLTPPFTLTKQVILLEIILSSIGYLIFFMLIRLAGPVFYSLTGGIVALTGLFWGYIVFAEKPDFSQMMAVSCIIAAIFLLSWRQSKQQGV, encoded by the coding sequence GTGTTTAAAATAAGCACTTTAAAGTCCTTATTATTGTTAATCTTACTTGGATTTATCTGGGGCTCTGGTTATTCTCTGGCCAAATATGCCATGACTCATGGCGTTCCTCCCTTAGGATATGCTTTCTGGCAAGCTTTAGGTCCCGCTGTTTTACTGTTCTCTGTTTGTTTTGCTTCTCGACAATACAGTCCGCTTCAAAAGACTAACTGGCCTTATTTTATTATCTGCGGCTTAATTGGCATCGCCATTCCTAACACCAATATGTATTTCATTTCCAGTCATATTTCTGCAGGGATGTTAGCCGTATTGGTAAATACCGTTCCTCTGATGGTTTATCCCTTAGCTTTAGTCAGCGGGCTGGAAAAGCCTGATTTTTGTCGTTTTTTCGCTTTGATCCTTGGTATGGTCGGTATCGTTCTCATCATCAAACCGGCTTCACATCCTATCGTCAGCGGATGGAGCCTGCTTGCCTTGCTCAGTCCTCTGGCTTTTGCCATCTGCTCAATTTATATAGCAAAATATAAACCTTCGAAAGTCAACTCACTGCAAGCTGCAACCGGTATGTTGATTGCTGCATCTCTATTGCTTACACCGCTCGTTTTTCAACAAAAGGCTTTTTATCCTTTAACCCCCCCTTTTACCCTGACCAAGCAGGTGATTTTATTGGAAATCATCCTCTCCAGCATAGGTTATCTCATTTTTTTCATGTTAATCCGTCTGGCAGGTCCCGTTTTTTACAGTTTAACCGGCGGAATAGTAGCTTTAACCGGTCTTTTCTGGGGGTATATTGTTTTTGCTGAAAAACCCGATTTTTCACAGATGATGGCTGTAAGCTGCATTATTGCGGCTATTTTTCTGTTATCATGGCGACAATCAAAACAACAGGGAGTATGA
- a CDS encoding rhodanese-like domain-containing protein: MNEQKIKTIDVHLLKELKQNNPGLCLIDVREHHEWRSLRIPGALHIPKDEIPHCISQTIPDKTQPVYLHCKSGVRSLYAASCLLEMGYEEVYSVDGGIIDWAACGYPVEQ; encoded by the coding sequence ATGAATGAGCAAAAAATCAAAACCATTGATGTCCATCTGCTGAAAGAATTAAAGCAAAATAATCCAGGGCTTTGCCTCATCGATGTACGAGAACATCATGAATGGCGGTCATTGCGTATACCAGGTGCTTTGCATATCCCGAAGGATGAAATTCCCCATTGCATCAGCCAAACCATACCCGATAAAACGCAACCCGTTTATCTTCATTGCAAATCCGGTGTACGTTCTCTTTATGCAGCAAGCTGTCTGTTGGAAATGGGATATGAGGAAGTTTATTCTGTCGATGGTGGTATCATCGACTGGGCTGCCTGCGGTTATCCTGTTGAACAATAG
- a CDS encoding alkaline phosphatase family protein — protein MKKLLYVLLFVFPLLHHGTTLKQPRFILLVVIDQLRGDLIDLHRQQFGENGFNYLLQHGIDFHNTHHPHANTSTCPGHATIATGSYPALHGVVDNNWYHRSTGRFMYCMEDEHSPILATSHTKTLPAGRSPANLMASTLADELLLAKAGRAYAVSLKDRAAISLAGHAGKAFWFDKENGGFVTSRWYYEKYPRWVNEWNRQYEPEAVTWNLGQTKTFYLFADAPRFKNRFQSFGKHFPHFTGEPSSTHYFKFLSMTPIADKLTADFAEHLIIEEKLGQKQGKTDYLGVSFSANDAIGHQFGPNSLEVEDNILKLDKTLGHLLTVIDKHVGLDNTLIVLTADHGVSDTPTYLKNHQIKEINPIPATALKQTIQQHLKTRFNLPESALLKIAPPFIYLNKPFLQQQQIDIQEVSHYLAGQLNGFPGIYKAYSLPVTADNRDWISEKVNRMAYPERSGDIYLVTLPYQSYDKKSERRVAHGSPWKYDSFVPLLFVSPAFKAQTIHKAVSTTDIAPTLTEILRIKSPSASVGQPLDNVLVYFDD, from the coding sequence ATGAAAAAATTACTGTATGTTTTATTATTCGTTTTCCCCCTCCTCCATCATGGAACGACTCTAAAACAACCAAGGTTCATCCTATTGGTTGTCATCGATCAATTACGAGGAGATTTAATTGATTTGCATCGTCAGCAATTTGGTGAAAATGGATTCAATTATCTACTTCAGCATGGTATTGATTTCCATAACACGCATCATCCGCATGCCAATACATCAACCTGCCCAGGTCATGCAACGATTGCTACAGGCAGTTATCCTGCTTTACACGGCGTGGTCGATAATAACTGGTATCATCGTTCGACAGGGAGGTTTATGTATTGCATGGAGGACGAACACTCCCCCATATTAGCGACTTCTCATACGAAAACACTGCCTGCAGGGCGCTCACCTGCCAATCTTATGGCCTCAACCTTGGCTGATGAACTCCTGCTTGCCAAAGCAGGAAGAGCTTATGCCGTATCGCTAAAAGATCGCGCAGCCATTAGCTTAGCCGGTCACGCAGGCAAAGCCTTTTGGTTTGATAAAGAAAATGGCGGCTTTGTGACCAGTCGCTGGTATTATGAAAAATATCCCCGGTGGGTGAATGAATGGAATCGCCAGTATGAGCCTGAAGCTGTCACCTGGAATCTAGGTCAGACAAAAACCTTTTATCTCTTTGCAGATGCACCTCGCTTCAAAAACCGCTTTCAATCTTTTGGGAAACATTTTCCCCATTTTACGGGAGAACCATCGTCAACACATTATTTTAAATTTTTATCCATGACCCCCATAGCTGACAAGCTTACTGCTGATTTCGCTGAACATCTGATTATTGAAGAAAAACTTGGGCAGAAGCAGGGGAAGACTGATTATTTAGGTGTCAGTTTTTCGGCAAATGATGCGATAGGACATCAATTTGGCCCAAACAGCCTTGAAGTCGAAGACAATATACTGAAACTGGATAAAACCCTTGGCCATTTGCTGACGGTGATTGATAAGCACGTTGGATTAGACAATACCTTAATTGTATTAACGGCTGATCATGGAGTTAGTGACACCCCGACATATCTTAAAAATCATCAAATTAAAGAAATTAACCCTATCCCTGCTACCGCTCTAAAACAAACGATTCAGCAACATTTAAAAACGAGATTTAATCTCCCAGAGTCAGCCTTGTTAAAAATTGCCCCACCTTTTATCTATCTTAATAAGCCTTTTCTTCAGCAACAGCAAATTGACATACAAGAGGTAAGCCATTATCTTGCCGGGCAATTAAATGGATTTCCCGGCATTTATAAAGCTTATTCCTTACCTGTCACTGCTGATAACAGGGATTGGATAAGCGAAAAAGTCAATCGAATGGCTTACCCGGAACGAAGTGGCGACATCTATCTAGTTACCCTCCCTTATCAATCCTATGACAAAAAAAGTGAAAGAAGAGTTGCTCACGGCAGTCCCTGGAAATATGACAGTTTTGTGCCATTATTATTTGTAAGCCCAGCTTTTAAAGCACAAACTATCCATAAGGCAGTATCGACTACAGATATCGCACCGACGCTTACTGAAATTTTAAGAATAAAATCACCTTCAGCTTCTGTTGGCCAACCGTTGGATAATGTACTTGTATATTTTGATGATTGA
- the htpX gene encoding zinc metalloprotease HtpX: MNNIKTFILLAALTALLLIIGSLLGGRAGLMIALVFAVVMNFSAYWFSDKIVLHMYHAEPLNENHPVYTIVSRLAEKAQLPVPRVYIVDNPTPNAFATGRNPQNACIAVTSGLLERLSSEELTGVLAHELAHVAHRDTFISVVAATLAGAISGIANLFMWTSMFSNSSEEGHTNPFVAILMMILAPIAAALIQMAVSRSREYEADAGGAQLCGQPLWLANALAKLENANRQEQFNDAETHPATAHLFIVNPLSSERLTALFATHPPISERIKRLQDMAR; encoded by the coding sequence ATGAATAATATAAAAACCTTTATCTTATTAGCTGCTCTCACAGCCTTATTATTGATCATAGGAAGCTTGTTAGGAGGTCGTGCAGGGTTAATGATTGCTTTGGTTTTTGCTGTAGTGATGAATTTCAGTGCTTATTGGTTTTCCGATAAGATCGTTCTTCACATGTATCATGCTGAACCTTTAAATGAAAATCATCCTGTCTACACCATCGTCTCACGATTAGCGGAAAAAGCACAATTACCTGTGCCCAGAGTCTATATCGTCGACAATCCAACGCCCAACGCATTTGCTACTGGCCGCAATCCACAAAATGCCTGTATTGCTGTAACCTCAGGTTTACTAGAAAGACTCAGCTCCGAAGAATTAACCGGAGTTTTGGCCCATGAACTGGCACATGTTGCTCACCGCGATACTTTTATCAGTGTAGTTGCTGCCACTCTTGCCGGAGCCATCAGCGGAATTGCCAATTTGTTCATGTGGACATCCATGTTTTCCAATTCCTCCGAAGAAGGCCACACTAACCCGTTTGTTGCTATATTAATGATGATTTTAGCTCCTATTGCTGCCGCTCTTATCCAAATGGCCGTATCACGTTCAAGAGAATATGAGGCTGATGCAGGAGGTGCACAACTATGCGGGCAACCTTTATGGCTGGCTAATGCACTGGCAAAACTCGAAAACGCTAATCGTCAGGAACAATTTAATGACGCTGAAACACATCCTGCAACCGCACATCTTTTTATTGTCAACCCTTTAAGCAGCGAACGTCTGACGGCTTTATTTGCTACACATCCTCCCATTTCAGAACGAATCAAACGCCTTCAGGACATGGCAAGATGA
- the udk gene encoding uridine kinase — MSKKTIIIGISGPSASGKSLLANTLVNELGSDQVVVISEDAYYKDNSHLPFAEREKINYDHPDAFDHALLCEHLRQLQQGNPVDIPTYSHSEHIRLPTARRIGQHAIIILEGILLFTDKALREIMDIRIFMSTPLDICLTRRMKRDIVERQRNFESVLHQYETTVRPMYLQFIEPSSRYADLIVPRGGENRIAIEMIQAKMRELLASHTNNN, encoded by the coding sequence ATGAGTAAAAAAACGATCATTATTGGGATTTCCGGCCCTTCGGCCTCAGGTAAAAGTCTTCTGGCAAATACTTTAGTTAATGAACTGGGTTCTGATCAGGTCGTAGTGATTTCCGAAGATGCTTATTATAAAGATAACAGCCATCTCCCTTTTGCTGAAAGAGAAAAGATCAATTACGATCATCCCGATGCTTTTGATCATGCCTTGCTATGCGAGCATTTACGTCAGCTGCAACAAGGAAACCCGGTTGATATCCCCACTTATTCCCATTCGGAACATATTCGTCTTCCAACTGCTCGCCGTATTGGACAACACGCCATCATTATTCTTGAGGGGATTTTATTATTTACCGACAAGGCTTTGCGTGAAATCATGGATATACGAATTTTTATGTCCACTCCCCTGGACATCTGTCTCACCCGACGCATGAAAAGAGATATTGTCGAAAGACAACGTAATTTTGAATCTGTATTGCATCAATATGAAACAACAGTGCGTCCTATGTACCTGCAATTTATAGAACCTTCCAGCCGATATGCTGATCTTATTGTACCGCGAGGTGGTGAAAATCGCATTGCCATCGAAATGATTCAGGCTAAAATGCGGGAGCTACTTGCCTCACATACTAATAATAATTAA
- a CDS encoding enoyl-ACP reductase FabI codes for MGFLSGKKALIVGLASNRSIAYGIAKAFHEQGAELALTYQNEKLRSRVESMAAEFDSQLTFPCDVSSDQDIQALFEQLGSHWDKMDILVHSVAFAPADQISGDFISSVNREGFRIAHDISAYSLIALAQAALPMMENTEGSILTLSYYGAEKAVPNYNVMGIAKASLEASVRYLAASLGPKGLRVNAISAGPIKTLAASGVKDFRKMQDAYAQNTPLKRNITALEVGQSAAFLCSNLASGITGEVVHVDAGYHAVAMGNLVEKA; via the coding sequence ATGGGATTTTTATCAGGAAAAAAAGCACTGATTGTAGGTTTAGCCAGCAATCGATCCATTGCTTATGGCATTGCCAAAGCATTCCATGAACAAGGTGCAGAACTTGCCTTAACATATCAAAACGAAAAGTTACGCAGCCGTGTCGAAAGCATGGCTGCTGAATTTGATTCTCAACTAACTTTTCCTTGTGATGTCTCCAGTGATCAAGACATTCAAGCACTGTTTGAACAACTTGGATCTCATTGGGATAAAATGGATATTCTTGTACATTCCGTTGCATTTGCACCGGCCGATCAAATCAGTGGAGACTTCATATCCAGCGTAAATCGTGAAGGTTTCAGAATAGCACATGATATCAGCGCTTACAGCTTGATTGCACTTGCTCAAGCCGCTTTGCCTATGATGGAGAATACGGAAGGTTCTATATTAACATTAAGTTATTATGGTGCAGAAAAAGCCGTTCCAAATTACAATGTTATGGGAATCGCTAAAGCCAGCCTTGAAGCTTCTGTGCGTTATCTCGCAGCAAGCCTTGGACCTAAAGGCTTGCGAGTTAATGCCATTTCCGCAGGCCCTATCAAAACTTTGGCAGCCTCCGGAGTTAAAGATTTTCGTAAAATGCAAGACGCGTATGCACAAAATACGCCTTTAAAACGCAATATCACGGCACTAGAAGTGGGCCAAAGTGCGGCGTTCTTATGCTCAAACCTTGCTTCCGGTATTACGGGAGAAGTTGTTCATGTTGACGCAGGTTACCATGCCGTAGCCATGGGCAATCTGGTTGAAAAAGCATGA